The following are encoded together in the Pseudomonas sediminis genome:
- a CDS encoding siderophore ferric iron reductase, whose translation MHPATDLDALLKSVSLCLPGLNGNVAPLRSDQLLCGGQGNQERIATLHDYWQQAHPEAGRHYWSTRCWTLLIWQPIYLSLLAAHLEHRVPCLKRMGQSIRQGFVGGFNLPPDCPMRVGDRNLVENAAERLMNLLERQLEEFNSVSNIYPKLARLLIADCARAALLLLQRHQGMSNGQLRELEERWLQALGLPGKSPLIEVSLADGSQCLALGRNACCQHFRRADGEPCAGCPRLKPAERLQRFREELVC comes from the coding sequence ATGCATCCTGCTACCGACCTCGACGCCCTGCTCAAGTCCGTCTCACTCTGCCTGCCAGGCCTGAACGGCAACGTGGCGCCACTACGCAGCGACCAGTTGCTGTGTGGCGGCCAAGGCAATCAGGAGCGCATCGCCACGCTGCACGACTATTGGCAGCAAGCCCACCCCGAGGCCGGGCGACACTACTGGTCCACCCGTTGCTGGACTCTATTGATCTGGCAACCCATCTACCTCAGCCTGTTGGCCGCTCACCTGGAGCACCGCGTACCCTGCCTGAAACGCATGGGGCAGTCGATCCGACAGGGCTTCGTCGGAGGTTTCAACCTACCGCCCGATTGCCCAATGCGTGTCGGTGACAGGAATCTTGTCGAGAACGCCGCCGAGCGCCTGATGAACCTGCTGGAACGTCAGCTGGAAGAATTCAACAGCGTCTCCAACATCTACCCCAAGCTGGCGCGCCTGCTGATTGCCGACTGCGCCCGCGCCGCCCTGCTTCTGCTGCAACGCCACCAGGGCATGAGCAATGGCCAGCTGCGCGAGCTGGAAGAGCGCTGGCTGCAGGCGCTGGGCTTGCCGGGCAAGAGCCCACTGATCGAGGTCAGCCTCGCCGATGGCAGCCAGTGTCTGGCGCTGGGGCGCAACGCCTGCTGCCAACATTTCCGCCGCGCCGACGGCGAGCCCTGCGCTGGCTGCCCGAGATTGAAACCTGCCGAGCGCTTGCAGCGCTTTCGTGAGGAGCTGGTGTGCTGA
- the sstT gene encoding serine/threonine transporter SstT, with protein MSQALHPALQLLNRTSLVTQIIIGLLAGIALAVIAPQAALSVAFIGNVFISALKAVAPVLVFILVMSSIANHQHGQQTHIRPILLMYLLGTFSAALVAVVACFLFPSSLVLSSQAAELTPPGGIGEVLKTLLMNVVDNPVNALLRGNFIGILAWAIGLGFAFRHASAGSKQLLGELSNGVTAIVKLVIRLAPLGIFGLVAATLAESGFDALLGYLHLLVVLVGCMLLVALLINPALVYWKIRRNPYPLVLTCLRGSAITAFFTRSSAANIPVNLQLCKDLNLHEETYSVSIPLGATINMAGAAITITVLTLAAVHTLGIPVDLPTALLLSVLAAISACGASGVAGGSLLLIPLACSLFGIPNEVAMQIVAIGFIIGIVQDSAETALNSSTDVLFTAAACMAQERKDS; from the coding sequence ATGTCCCAAGCCCTTCACCCTGCCCTGCAGCTACTCAACCGCACCAGCCTGGTGACACAGATCATCATCGGCCTGCTGGCAGGTATCGCCCTGGCCGTAATCGCTCCACAGGCGGCACTGTCCGTCGCGTTCATCGGCAACGTATTCATCTCTGCGCTAAAGGCCGTCGCTCCGGTACTGGTGTTCATTCTGGTGATGTCATCCATCGCCAACCACCAACACGGCCAGCAAACCCACATCCGCCCGATCCTGCTGATGTACCTGCTCGGCACCTTCAGCGCAGCGTTGGTCGCGGTAGTGGCCTGCTTCCTCTTCCCTTCCTCGCTGGTACTGAGTAGCCAGGCCGCCGAGCTGACGCCCCCTGGCGGCATCGGCGAAGTCCTCAAGACGCTGTTGATGAACGTGGTCGACAACCCGGTCAACGCGCTGCTGCGTGGCAATTTCATCGGTATCCTGGCCTGGGCTATCGGCCTCGGCTTCGCCTTCCGCCATGCCAGCGCCGGTAGCAAACAACTGCTGGGCGAACTGTCCAACGGTGTGACTGCCATCGTCAAGCTGGTGATCCGCCTGGCGCCGCTGGGGATCTTCGGCCTGGTCGCCGCCACCCTCGCCGAATCCGGTTTCGACGCACTGCTCGGCTACCTGCACCTGCTGGTAGTTCTGGTCGGCTGCATGTTGCTGGTGGCCCTGCTGATCAACCCGGCATTGGTGTACTGGAAGATTCGTCGCAATCCCTACCCGCTGGTGCTGACCTGCCTGCGTGGCAGTGCGATCACCGCTTTCTTCACCCGCAGTTCGGCCGCCAACATCCCGGTCAACCTGCAATTGTGCAAGGACCTGAATCTGCACGAAGAAACCTACTCCGTCTCCATCCCGCTCGGTGCCACCATCAACATGGCCGGTGCGGCGATTACCATCACCGTCCTGACCCTGGCTGCGGTGCATACACTGGGTATCCCCGTCGATCTGCCGACCGCCCTGCTGCTCAGTGTACTGGCCGCGATCAGCGCCTGCGGCGCCTCCGGTGTGGCAGGTGGCTCGCTGCTGTTGATTCCGCTGGCCTGCAGCCTGTTCGGCATCCCGAACGAAGTGGCTATGCAGATCGTCGCCATCGGCTTCATCATCGGCATCGTTCAGGACTCGGCGGAAACCGCACTGAACTCCTCCACGGACGTGCTGTTCACGGCGGCGGCCTGCATGGCACAAGAGCGTAAGGACAGCTGA
- a CDS encoding MFS transporter — translation MRLIWKSFRSLYFATLLMLLGSGLLSTYLALRLADTVDGLWVGALMAANYFGLVLGGKLGHRLIGRVGHIRAYVACAGVVTAAVLGHGLIEWLPFWLFLRMLVGLGMMCQYMVIESWLNEQAEAGQRGLVFSGYMGASYLGLILGQLALVVHPTLGLELLMLVALCFALCLVPVALTRRLHPAPLHPAPLELRFFLSRVPLSLTAIAVAGLLIGSFYGLAPLYATRMGLSTEQVGLFMGSCILAGLLVQWPLGWLSDRHDRVRLIRGCSVLLLLAALPLAALPQVFLGLLFGVGFLVSMMQFSLYPLAVALANDHVEPERRVSLTAMLLVTFGVGACIGPLLAGVLMRFYGANMLYVFVSVCALILVWRIRPEVVTHQHQVDDAPLQHMAMPGNVTSSPLVAALDPRVDEQAVQEQMQEPAVAAAAQEEQQKTQAAQ, via the coding sequence ATGCGCTTGATCTGGAAGTCATTCCGCTCGCTCTATTTCGCCACCTTGCTGATGTTGCTCGGCTCTGGCCTGCTCAGTACCTACCTGGCCCTGCGTCTGGCTGACACCGTGGATGGTCTCTGGGTAGGTGCGCTGATGGCGGCCAATTACTTTGGCCTTGTGCTCGGCGGCAAGCTGGGGCATCGACTGATCGGTCGGGTGGGGCATATCCGTGCTTACGTGGCCTGTGCCGGCGTGGTCACGGCGGCTGTGCTGGGCCATGGGCTGATCGAGTGGCTGCCATTCTGGCTGTTCCTGCGCATGCTGGTGGGCCTGGGCATGATGTGTCAGTACATGGTGATCGAGAGCTGGCTCAACGAGCAGGCTGAAGCCGGGCAGCGTGGCCTGGTGTTCAGCGGGTACATGGGGGCTTCCTACCTGGGCCTGATTCTTGGGCAGCTGGCGCTGGTGGTGCATCCGACGCTGGGTCTGGAATTGCTCATGTTGGTCGCCCTGTGCTTCGCCTTGTGCCTGGTGCCCGTAGCGCTGACCCGGCGTTTACACCCGGCGCCCTTGCATCCGGCACCGCTGGAGCTGCGCTTCTTCCTCAGTCGCGTGCCGCTGTCGCTGACCGCTATCGCCGTGGCTGGCCTGTTGATCGGTTCTTTTTATGGCCTGGCGCCTTTGTACGCCACTCGGATGGGGCTATCGACCGAGCAGGTGGGGCTGTTCATGGGCAGCTGCATCCTGGCGGGTCTCCTGGTGCAGTGGCCGCTGGGCTGGCTTTCCGATCGACATGACCGCGTGCGCCTGATTCGTGGCTGTTCGGTCTTGCTGCTGCTGGCTGCCTTGCCGTTGGCGGCACTGCCACAGGTATTTCTCGGCCTGCTGTTCGGTGTCGGTTTTTTGGTCAGCATGATGCAATTCAGCCTCTACCCACTGGCCGTGGCCCTGGCCAATGACCATGTCGAGCCGGAGCGGCGGGTATCACTGACGGCCATGCTGTTGGTGACATTCGGTGTTGGTGCCTGCATCGGTCCATTATTGGCGGGTGTATTGATGCGTTTTTATGGCGCCAACATGCTCTATGTGTTTGTCAGTGTCTGTGCGCTGATCCTGGTCTGGCGTATTCGCCCAGAGGTCGTCACCCATCAGCATCAGGTCGATGATGCGCCACTGCAGCATATGGCCATGCCCGGTAATGTTACCAGTTCACCACTGGTTGCAGCGCTAGACCCGAGGGTCGACGAGCAAGCCGTGCAGGAACAGATGCAGGAACCAGCTGTTGCAGCGGCGGCGCAAGAGGAACAGCAGAAAACGCAGGCAGCCCAGTAA
- a CDS encoding flagellar brake protein, protein MSSAFNDESGPQPPKVLKTSVEIIAILRQLQQNHDPLIIQFKGRDLRFQSYLVEIDKDRARVALDEIIPNDGERFLKQGETFNIEAFREGVRVAWTCDHDVQLGELEGAPCYWAPLPSEVIYHQRRSAFRAQLKQSDLVKVVLNGDKLRELLPGHLLDISATGCKLRFAGNLSQQLSNGQVHEGLTAYLPFGNLTCAVEIRHVQYEDKVDMTFVGTRFHRMNGLEQRQVERFVYQLQREARRTESDAPL, encoded by the coding sequence GTGTCCAGCGCGTTCAACGACGAGAGCGGTCCTCAGCCGCCCAAGGTGCTCAAGACATCCGTCGAGATCATTGCCATCCTGCGTCAACTGCAACAGAACCATGACCCCCTGATCATTCAGTTCAAGGGGCGCGACCTGCGCTTCCAAAGCTACCTGGTTGAAATCGATAAAGACCGTGCTCGCGTGGCACTGGACGAAATCATCCCCAACGATGGTGAGCGTTTTCTCAAGCAGGGTGAAACCTTCAACATAGAAGCGTTTCGCGAAGGAGTACGCGTCGCCTGGACCTGTGATCATGACGTGCAGCTCGGCGAGCTCGAGGGAGCCCCCTGCTACTGGGCGCCGCTACCCAGTGAGGTAATCTATCACCAGCGCCGCAGCGCCTTTCGCGCACAATTGAAACAAAGCGATCTGGTCAAGGTTGTACTCAATGGTGACAAACTGCGCGAGTTGCTGCCAGGCCATCTGCTGGACATCTCGGCCACCGGCTGCAAACTGCGTTTCGCCGGTAATCTCAGCCAGCAATTAAGCAATGGCCAGGTGCACGAGGGACTCACAGCTTACCTGCCCTTCGGCAACCTGACCTGCGCAGTGGAAATACGCCATGTGCAATACGAGGACAAGGTCGACATGACCTTCGTCGGCACGCGCTTTCATCGTATGAACGGTCTGGAGCAACGCCAGGTCGAGCGCTTCGTCTACCAACTGCAGCGCGAGGCACGTCGCACCGAGAGCGACGCCCCTCTCTGA
- a CDS encoding flagellar export chaperone FlgN, whose amino-acid sequence MNDTALLDLFTNDIGTAEQLLELIDSEFQALTERDLPRLDSLLSEKQPLLALLQQHGNERSRLLQNAGLSADREGLTALASKSSVGDQLLVRSEELSALLQRCQEANLRNGRLIRANQASVGSVLGILRGAETPGLYDSRGSAARIAQQRPLSQA is encoded by the coding sequence ATGAACGACACAGCCTTGCTTGACCTCTTCACCAACGATATCGGCACCGCCGAGCAATTGCTTGAGCTGATCGATAGCGAATTCCAGGCCCTCACCGAACGCGACCTGCCGCGCCTCGACAGCCTGCTCAGTGAAAAACAACCTCTGCTTGCCCTGCTTCAACAGCACGGCAACGAGCGCAGCCGTCTGCTGCAAAACGCCGGTCTGAGTGCAGATCGCGAAGGGCTCACTGCGCTGGCGAGCAAGTCCTCCGTAGGTGATCAGTTGCTGGTACGCAGTGAGGAGCTGTCCGCTCTCCTGCAGCGCTGCCAGGAGGCCAATCTACGCAATGGGCGTTTGATTCGCGCCAACCAGGCCTCGGTCGGCAGCGTCCTTGGTATTCTGCGCGGCGCAGAGACACCCGGCCTCTATGACAGCCGTGGTAGTGCCGCTAGAATCGCGCAGCAAAGACCGCTCAGCCAGGCCTGA